Proteins encoded in a region of the Pseudomonas denitrificans (nom. rej.) genome:
- a CDS encoding glycosyltransferase family 4 protein: protein MSEATFKPLRVLITNNTLGNRAGSELYVRDLALALLRRGHLPVAYSSQLGDVAEELRRATIPVIDDLNALNIPPDVIHGQHHLDATTAMLHFPASRHCTSATAGCPGRKFPLCCLPSGGTWPWTTCAWSVC, encoded by the coding sequence ATGTCTGAAGCGACCTTCAAGCCGTTGCGCGTTCTCATCACCAACAACACCCTGGGCAACCGCGCCGGTTCCGAACTCTACGTCCGTGACCTGGCGCTGGCGCTCCTGCGCCGCGGCCACTTGCCGGTGGCTTACAGCTCGCAGCTGGGCGACGTCGCCGAAGAACTGCGCCGGGCGACCATTCCGGTCATCGACGACCTGAATGCGCTGAATATTCCGCCTGACGTCATCCACGGCCAGCACCATCTGGATGCGACCACCGCGATGCTGCACTTCCCCGCGTCCCGGCACTGTACATCTGCCACGGCTGGTTGCCCTGGGAGGAAGTTCCCCCTGTGCTGCCTGCCATCGGGCGGTACCTGGCCGTGGACGACCTGTGCCTGGAGCGTCTGCTGA
- a CDS encoding Gfo/Idh/MocA family protein: protein MSTALYPPLRVAIVGMGKMGSLHYAAWQRLPDVRVTTLVDCEPDRIRWATAQEMICFENTQELVGKVDVAVIATPSDQHVDNALPLLEAGIHCLVEKPLALTFAGCRRLVDASRRSGALLAVGHSERFNPALHLARSALSGHAPCVEVIRAAPHLNARSKATATWCRI from the coding sequence ATGAGCACCGCACTGTACCCGCCACTGCGCGTCGCAATCGTCGGCATGGGCAAGATGGGCAGCCTGCACTATGCAGCCTGGCAGCGCCTTCCCGATGTGCGGGTCACCACACTGGTGGATTGTGAGCCGGATCGGATCCGCTGGGCGACAGCCCAGGAAATGATCTGCTTCGAGAACACCCAGGAACTGGTGGGCAAGGTGGACGTGGCGGTCATCGCCACCCCCAGCGACCAACATGTCGACAACGCCCTGCCCCTGCTCGAGGCCGGCATCCATTGCCTGGTGGAGAAACCCCTGGCCTTGACCTTCGCCGGGTGCCGGCGCCTGGTCGATGCCAGCCGGCGCAGCGGAGCGCTCCTCGCCGTAGGCCACAGCGAGCGCTTCAACCCCGCCCTGCACCTGGCGCGCAGCGCGCTGTCCGGTCACGCACCCTGCGTAGAAGTGATACGCGCCGCCCCCCACCTCAACGCTCGCTCAAAGGCGACAGCGACGTGGTGCAGGATCTGA
- a CDS encoding DegT/DnrJ/EryC1/StrS family aminotransferase — translation MTTAVPFIDLVADWQPLKDEVLARVARLFEHGHFIMGPEVQELQRLLQADCGVAHALTCSSGTMALQLALMALDIGPGDEVIVPAFTFAAPVEAVLLQGATPVLADIHAETLNLDVESCARLIGPRTRAIIAVSLFGQPADFDSLNALARQHGLRVIEDAAQSYGATLHGRHSGGLADIGCTSFFPTKPFGGAGEGGALFTQDEQLAQRIREARDHGQSAKYLHSSVGTNGRLDGLSCCALLVALGRLPEQLARRQAIARRYDLGLAVAGNSLRRQGMLAGASSVFAQYAVRLEERDRLAEHLLKAGIQVAVHYPTPAHQQPAFARRCRYEALPNAEQASRQVLCLPLYPTLTETAQERVVDVLLEGLLR, via the coding sequence ATGACGACTGCGGTTCCCTTCATCGACCTGGTGGCCGACTGGCAGCCGCTCAAGGACGAGGTTCTGGCGCGGGTGGCCCGCCTGTTCGAGCATGGGCATTTCATCATGGGGCCCGAAGTGCAGGAGCTGCAGCGGCTCCTGCAGGCGGACTGTGGCGTTGCCCACGCCCTCACCTGCAGCTCCGGGACCATGGCCCTGCAACTGGCGCTGATGGCCCTGGACATCGGCCCCGGCGACGAAGTGATAGTGCCGGCGTTCACCTTCGCCGCTCCGGTCGAAGCTGTCCTGCTGCAGGGCGCCACACCGGTGCTGGCCGATATCCATGCCGAAACGCTCAATCTCGACGTGGAGTCCTGCGCTCGTCTGATCGGCCCGCGCACCCGGGCCATCATCGCCGTCTCGCTGTTCGGCCAGCCGGCCGACTTCGACTCACTCAATGCGCTGGCCCGCCAGCACGGCCTGCGAGTCATCGAGGATGCCGCCCAGAGCTACGGCGCGACGCTTCACGGCCGACACAGCGGTGGCCTGGCCGACATCGGCTGCACCAGTTTCTTCCCCACCAAGCCCTTCGGCGGCGCCGGCGAGGGCGGGGCCCTGTTCACCCAGGACGAGCAGCTCGCCCAGCGCATTCGTGAGGCTCGCGATCACGGCCAGTCCGCCAAGTATCTGCATAGCTCGGTGGGTACCAACGGTCGGCTGGATGGTTTGTCGTGCTGTGCGCTGCTGGTGGCCCTTGGACGCCTGCCGGAACAGCTGGCACGCCGGCAGGCCATAGCGCGACGCTACGACCTGGGGCTGGCCGTAGCCGGCAACAGCCTGCGGCGCCAGGGAATGCTGGCCGGTGCCAGTTCGGTCTTCGCGCAGTACGCCGTGCGGCTCGAGGAGCGTGACCGCCTCGCCGAACATCTGCTCAAGGCTGGTATCCAGGTGGCCGTCCACTATCCCACGCCCGCCCACCAGCAACCTGCTTTCGCCCGCCGTTGCCGCTATGAAGCCCTGCCCAACGCAGAGCAGGCTTCTCGTCAGGTGCTGTGCCTGCCGCTCTACCCCACCCTGACAGAAACGGCGCAGGAACGCGTCGTCGATGTACTGCTCGAGGGGTTATTGCGGTGA
- a CDS encoding sulfotransferase family protein has protein sequence MPIIVGVPRSGTTLLRFILDAHPQLAIPPETGFLLNETLLRNPAPAAELARALTLLPESAPAWADFALDADHFIDAAACLPAQAGLPQVLRLFYKLYAARLGKPRFGDKTPSYLQRMRTVAEQLPEARFIHILRDGRDVALSWGQTWFAPDREPELLIARWAQLIGDARQQGQGLPYLEVRYDQLLNEPEIQTRRICEFIELDFHPAMLDYHLGSASRLEEHQARIRSDGQLLVSKEQRLHQQWRTTLPPDTSRLDVWRHQLSPAQQAACKRAGGELLAEFD, from the coding sequence ATGCCAATCATTGTTGGTGTGCCACGCTCGGGCACGACATTGCTGCGCTTCATTCTCGACGCCCACCCGCAGCTGGCGATTCCCCCGGAAACCGGCTTTTTGCTCAACGAAACCCTGTTGCGCAATCCAGCTCCGGCCGCCGAACTGGCCCGAGCGTTGACCTTGCTGCCGGAGTCTGCTCCGGCCTGGGCAGACTTCGCCCTGGACGCGGATCACTTCATCGATGCTGCAGCCTGCTTGCCAGCGCAGGCCGGCCTGCCGCAAGTACTGCGGCTGTTCTACAAGCTCTATGCCGCGCGCTTGGGAAAGCCACGTTTCGGAGACAAGACACCGTCTTATCTGCAACGCATGCGTACTGTCGCCGAGCAACTGCCGGAAGCCCGCTTCATCCATATCCTGCGCGATGGCCGGGACGTCGCCCTATCCTGGGGACAAACCTGGTTCGCTCCAGACCGGGAGCCTGAACTGCTGATAGCGCGCTGGGCTCAGCTGATTGGCGATGCCCGTCAGCAGGGACAGGGCCTGCCCTATCTCGAGGTCCGCTATGACCAGTTGCTCAATGAGCCGGAAATACAGACCAGGCGCATCTGCGAGTTCATCGAACTGGACTTCCACCCGGCCATGCTCGACTACCACCTTGGCTCGGCCTCGCGCCTGGAAGAACATCAGGCTCGCATCCGAAGCGATGGCCAGCTACTGGTCAGCAAGGAGCAACGCCTGCACCAGCAGTGGCGTACAACCCTGCCGCCGGACACCAGTCGCCTCGATGTCTGGCGTCACCAACTCAGCCCTGCACAACAAGCCGCCTGCAAACGGGCAGGCGGCGAGCTACTGGCAGAGTTCGACTGA
- a CDS encoding Glu/Leu/Phe/Val dehydrogenase family protein has product MFDMMEATRLESLHLFQDPATGLKAIIAIHNSRLGPALGGCRYLPYPSDDAALRDAARLAQGMSYKAALAGLRQGGGKAVILRAPHVNNRGELFEAFGRAIDFLGGAYITAVDSGTSSADMDCIAQFTRHVTSTTSGGDPSPHTALGVFAGIRASAQARLGSDDLDSLRVAIQGLGNVGYALAEHLSAAGAELLVSDIDAGKVQLAVEQLGARPVPNEALLTTPCDILAPCGLGGVLTSHVVGHLRCAAVAGAANNQLSHPEVADELEGRGILYAPDYVINSGGLIYVALQHQGESLPTITAHLSRIAERLTEVYAHAQADHRSPARIADRLAERILYG; this is encoded by the coding sequence ATGTTCGACATGATGGAAGCCACCCGGCTCGAGTCGCTGCATCTCTTCCAGGACCCGGCCACGGGACTCAAGGCCATCATCGCCATCCACAACTCCCGCCTCGGCCCTGCGCTGGGTGGTTGCCGCTATCTGCCCTACCCCAGCGACGATGCCGCACTGCGCGATGCCGCGCGCCTGGCCCAGGGCATGAGCTACAAGGCGGCGCTGGCGGGCCTGCGCCAGGGCGGCGGCAAGGCAGTGATCCTGCGCGCCCCGCACGTCAACAACCGTGGCGAGCTGTTCGAGGCCTTCGGCCGCGCGATCGATTTCCTGGGCGGCGCGTACATCACGGCGGTGGACAGCGGTACTTCCAGTGCCGACATGGACTGCATCGCCCAGTTCACCCGCCACGTCACCAGCACCACCAGTGGCGGCGATCCCTCACCGCACACCGCCCTCGGCGTATTCGCCGGCATCCGCGCCAGTGCCCAGGCACGACTGGGTAGCGATGACCTGGACAGCCTGCGCGTGGCGATCCAGGGCCTGGGCAATGTGGGCTACGCGCTGGCCGAACACCTGTCGGCCGCGGGGGCTGAATTGCTGGTCAGCGATATCGACGCCGGCAAGGTACAGCTTGCCGTCGAGCAACTGGGCGCCCGGCCGGTGCCCAACGAAGCACTGCTCACGACGCCGTGCGACATCCTCGCTCCGTGCGGGCTGGGCGGTGTGCTGACATCGCATGTGGTCGGCCACCTGCGCTGTGCTGCCGTGGCCGGGGCGGCCAATAACCAGCTGTCGCACCCGGAGGTCGCTGACGAGTTGGAGGGAAGGGGCATCCTTTACGCGCCGGACTATGTAATCAACTCCGGCGGGCTGATCTACGTCGCGCTGCAACACCAGGGCGAGTCCCTGCCGACCATTACCGCGCACCTGTCACGCATCGCCGAACGCCTGACCGAGGTCTACGCCCACGCCCAGGCCGATCACCGTTCACCGGCGCGCATCGCCGACAGGCTGGCCGAGCGGATTCTCTACGGGTAG
- a CDS encoding SirB1 family protein has protein sequence MDPRQACLACLAQDPPALFEAALWIAAEHEPHLPPDQALRWFDSLAHQVAVALPQGTGDAERAQFLLRRLSELGFAEDDEYPLHPRAALLPQVLQRRHGQPLSLALIALEMARRNGITLVGVNFPGRFLLRVPGADHLLDPATGRRLYTRDCRDLLARQMGINTELSAEHLRTASAADMLQRLSRNLRQLHLAAGEPLGALKDAQRVLELGPPSASDHLARADLYHVLDCPQAERYDLERAMLLSDDAAEQMRLAQRLAEISVPPKALH, from the coding sequence ATGGACCCGCGTCAAGCCTGCCTTGCCTGTCTTGCCCAGGACCCGCCCGCCCTGTTCGAAGCGGCCCTGTGGATCGCCGCCGAGCACGAACCGCACCTGCCGCCGGACCAGGCGCTGCGGTGGTTCGACTCGCTCGCGCACCAGGTCGCGGTGGCCCTGCCGCAGGGCACCGGCGATGCCGAGCGCGCGCAGTTCCTGCTGCGCCGGCTGAGCGAGCTGGGCTTCGCCGAGGACGACGAGTACCCGCTGCACCCGCGTGCCGCCCTGCTCCCCCAGGTACTGCAGCGCCGCCATGGCCAGCCACTGTCGCTGGCGCTGATCGCACTGGAGATGGCTCGGCGCAACGGCATCACGCTGGTCGGGGTGAACTTCCCCGGACGTTTCCTGCTGCGCGTGCCCGGTGCCGACCACCTGCTCGACCCCGCCACCGGCCGCCGTCTCTACACCCGCGACTGCCGTGATCTGCTGGCACGCCAGATGGGCATCAACACCGAGCTATCCGCCGAGCACCTGCGCACAGCCAGCGCCGCCGACATGCTGCAGCGCCTGTCGCGCAATCTGCGCCAGCTGCACCTGGCCGCCGGGGAACCGCTGGGGGCACTCAAGGATGCCCAGCGCGTTTTGGAATTGGGGCCGCCCAGCGCCAGCGATCACCTCGCCCGCGCCGACCTCTACCACGTGCTGGATTGCCCGCAGGCGGAGCGCTACGACCTGGAGCGCGCCATGTTGCTCAGCGACGACGCCGCCGAGCAGATGCGCCTGGCCCAGCGTCTGGCCGAGATCAGCGTGCCGCCCAAGGCGCTGCACTGA
- a CDS encoding LuxR C-terminal-related transcriptional regulator: MSTIALHSLAQHGAALPRLPRQHLPRERLHASLSATECRLRLLVAPPGCGKTVLMSECARLAPAGTRVVWLGLGGRALEPEQFCERLGEALGVPWSGEAALAAWLENASEPVWLMLDDYPRAPDSALDDCFDRLLAVASPQIGWWLASRRRPACNLTRLLLEGELLELAASTLALTQCELDAYLQTAGLEWPQAQRQALQDATHGWFAGVRLRLLSLGAEPIAPCATQVAETGNGLLQDYLQREVLASLPAELAETLCGLAQIARFNRELCDYLFDEPGLGLDGLQAWGVLIEAVDNTQHWFQVAPMVASALASLSRWPAATLHRRACQWFTQGGEIHSAFEHSLYAEQPDVSASLLQRLTEEQLLHGRNVERVLQLRESLPEELLCSTPRLLILNAWTLLFVGRLDDVEALLTGFDRFLPMPGEHRQRALVAQWQGLNGMLTHARGLPGSREQLREALQHLPEEAWSQTLICLSALTQQAQAEGRLAEARLINREALRRARLQGSTTFEALLELDRAQWLEQRGELQRADALLARVQEYLDEMRITCNAMAGRVALRRGWLCLRQGRDEEARELFIAGLNETRRSHDPSSIYGFTGMAWLDALDGDTDGAFSRLLEVERLMQLQHVPEPIYRGPLLLASGALNLRQNRAGPAREVLQRVASRYRADRLSPPAAAPDQILRVEHHLALAELYDGDVDAALQRLLAMLPDLLRQGRNTLACDVWLALAEAHFIAGSLDEARSALDQGVSLAQRFGLLSTLRDTQRRQPGLFGLRPHAGEMAPHNLLSLRELSVLELIARGCSNLEIGERLYISLHTVKTHARRINGKLGVERRTQAVARAKELGLLKV; the protein is encoded by the coding sequence ATGTCGACAATCGCCCTGCACAGTCTTGCACAGCACGGTGCGGCCCTGCCTCGCCTGCCCCGCCAGCACCTGCCCCGCGAACGGCTGCATGCCAGCCTGAGCGCCACCGAGTGCCGCCTGCGCTTGCTGGTGGCGCCGCCTGGTTGCGGCAAGACGGTGCTGATGAGCGAGTGCGCGCGCCTGGCGCCAGCCGGCACCCGCGTGGTCTGGCTGGGCCTGGGCGGTCGAGCGCTCGAGCCCGAACAGTTCTGCGAACGCCTGGGCGAGGCGCTGGGCGTGCCCTGGTCGGGCGAAGCGGCCCTGGCGGCCTGGCTGGAAAACGCCAGCGAGCCGGTCTGGCTGATGCTCGACGACTATCCGCGCGCCCCCGATTCCGCCCTCGACGACTGCTTCGACCGTCTGCTCGCCGTGGCCTCGCCGCAGATCGGCTGGTGGCTGGCCAGCCGCCGTCGCCCAGCCTGCAACCTCACCCGCCTGCTGCTCGAAGGCGAGCTGCTGGAGCTGGCCGCCAGCACCCTGGCGCTGACCCAGTGCGAGCTTGATGCCTACCTGCAGACCGCCGGCCTGGAATGGCCGCAGGCCCAGCGCCAGGCCCTGCAGGACGCCACCCATGGCTGGTTCGCCGGTGTGCGCCTGCGCCTGCTCAGTCTAGGGGCCGAACCTATCGCGCCCTGCGCCACCCAGGTGGCCGAGACCGGCAACGGCCTGCTGCAGGACTACCTGCAGCGCGAAGTCCTCGCGAGCCTGCCGGCCGAGCTGGCGGAAACCCTCTGCGGTCTGGCGCAGATCGCCCGTTTCAACCGCGAACTCTGTGATTACCTGTTCGATGAGCCCGGTCTCGGCCTGGACGGCCTGCAAGCCTGGGGCGTGCTGATCGAGGCGGTGGACAATACCCAGCACTGGTTCCAGGTCGCGCCCATGGTGGCGTCGGCGCTGGCGAGCCTGTCGCGCTGGCCGGCGGCGACCCTGCACCGGCGCGCCTGCCAGTGGTTCACCCAGGGCGGGGAAATCCACTCGGCATTCGAGCATTCCCTGTACGCCGAGCAGCCGGATGTTTCCGCCAGCCTGCTGCAACGCCTCACCGAAGAGCAGCTGCTGCATGGGCGCAACGTCGAGCGTGTGCTGCAACTGCGCGAGTCGCTGCCCGAGGAACTGCTGTGCAGCACGCCACGCCTGCTCATCCTCAACGCCTGGACGCTGTTGTTCGTCGGCCGCCTGGATGACGTGGAGGCGCTGCTGACGGGCTTCGACCGCTTCCTGCCGATGCCTGGCGAACACCGCCAGCGCGCGCTGGTCGCCCAGTGGCAAGGGCTGAACGGCATGCTCACCCACGCGCGCGGCCTGCCCGGCTCCCGCGAGCAACTGCGCGAGGCCTTGCAGCACCTGCCGGAGGAAGCCTGGTCGCAGACGCTGATCTGCCTGTCCGCTCTGACCCAGCAGGCCCAGGCCGAAGGGCGCCTGGCCGAGGCCCGGCTGATCAACCGCGAAGCGCTGCGGCGTGCTCGCCTGCAAGGCAGCACCACCTTCGAAGCGCTGCTGGAGCTGGACCGCGCCCAGTGGCTGGAGCAGCGCGGCGAGCTGCAGCGCGCCGATGCGCTGCTGGCGCGGGTGCAGGAATACCTCGACGAGATGCGCATCACCTGCAATGCCATGGCCGGCCGCGTCGCGCTGCGTCGTGGCTGGCTATGCCTGCGCCAGGGGCGTGACGAAGAGGCCCGCGAGCTGTTCATCGCCGGCCTCAACGAAACTCGCCGCAGCCACGATCCGAGCTCGATCTACGGTTTTACCGGCATGGCCTGGCTCGATGCGCTGGACGGCGACACCGATGGCGCTTTCAGCCGCCTGCTGGAAGTCGAGCGGCTGATGCAACTGCAACATGTCCCCGAGCCCATCTATCGCGGCCCGCTGCTGCTCGCCAGCGGCGCGCTGAACCTGCGCCAGAACCGGGCGGGGCCGGCGCGGGAAGTCCTGCAGCGCGTGGCCTCGCGCTATCGCGCCGACCGCCTCAGCCCGCCCGCGGCGGCGCCGGACCAGATACTGCGGGTCGAACATCACCTGGCCCTGGCCGAACTCTATGACGGCGACGTTGACGCCGCCCTGCAGCGCCTGCTGGCGATGCTGCCGGACCTGCTGCGCCAGGGCCGCAACACCCTGGCCTGCGACGTCTGGCTGGCGCTGGCCGAAGCGCACTTCATCGCCGGCAGCCTGGACGAAGCGCGCAGCGCGCTGGATCAGGGGGTATCCCTGGCCCAGCGCTTCGGGCTGCTCTCGACGCTGCGCGACACCCAGCGCCGCCAGCCCGGCCTGTTCGGCCTGCGCCCGCATGCTGGCGAGATGGCACCGCACAACCTGCTGAGCCTGCGCGAACTCTCGGTGCTGGAGCTGATCGCCCGCGGCTGTTCCAACCTGGAAATCGGCGAGCGGCTGTACATTTCCCTGCACACGGTGAAGACCCACGCACGCCGGATCAACGGCAAGCTCGGCGTGGAGCGCCGCACCCAGGCGGTCGCGCGGGCAAAAGAGCTGGGCCTGCTGAAAGTCTGA
- a CDS encoding DUF1329 domain-containing protein produces the protein MRTTRILQCGALALSLLSCGVMAAVSADEVAKLGTSLTPMGSQKEGNADGSIPAWTGGISRTAGKLDAKGFLSNPFANEKPLFTITAQNVDQYKDKLSAGQLAMFKRYPDTYKIPVYKTHRTFALPDDIYAAIKRSAEFVQPINDGNGLENFEKSRYYAFPLPQNGVQALWNHLTRYHGGNISRSVVQVVPQTNGSYTPIRFEESIAVPQNMGDQDVSKTGNILTYFKQQVTAPARLAGNVLLVHETLDQVKEPRLAWIYNAGQRRVRRAPQVAYDGPGTASDGLRTSDNYDMFSGAPDRYDWKLVGKREMYIPYNSYHLNSPELKYDDIVKPGHINQDLTRYELHRVWEVVGTLKSGERNIYGQRHFYLDEDSWQIAVSELYDGRGQLWRVGEGHEMTFYTELATGYAAESLYDILAGRYVTFGLNNEEKRGYQFGNKASMADFTPAALRNTGVR, from the coding sequence ATGAGAACGACAAGAATCCTCCAATGCGGCGCGCTGGCCCTGAGCCTGCTGTCCTGCGGCGTAATGGCGGCGGTGTCCGCCGACGAAGTGGCCAAGCTGGGCACCAGCCTGACGCCCATGGGCTCGCAGAAGGAAGGCAACGCCGACGGCAGCATCCCGGCCTGGACCGGCGGCATCTCCCGCACCGCTGGCAAGCTGGACGCCAAGGGCTTCCTCTCCAACCCGTTCGCCAACGAGAAGCCGCTGTTCACCATCACCGCGCAGAACGTCGACCAGTACAAGGACAAGCTCTCCGCCGGCCAACTGGCGATGTTCAAGCGCTACCCGGATACCTACAAGATTCCGGTGTACAAGACCCACCGCACCTTCGCGCTGCCTGACGACATCTACGCCGCCATCAAGCGCAGCGCCGAGTTCGTCCAGCCGATCAACGACGGCAACGGCCTGGAGAACTTCGAGAAGAGCCGCTACTACGCCTTCCCGCTGCCCCAGAACGGTGTGCAGGCGCTGTGGAACCACCTGACCCGTTACCACGGCGGCAACATCTCCCGCTCGGTGGTGCAGGTCGTGCCGCAGACCAACGGCAGCTACACGCCGATCCGCTTCGAGGAATCGATCGCGGTGCCGCAGAACATGGGTGACCAGGATGTCAGCAAGACCGGCAACATCCTCACCTACTTCAAGCAGCAGGTAACGGCTCCGGCGCGTCTGGCCGGTAACGTCCTGCTGGTGCACGAGACCCTGGACCAGGTGAAGGAGCCGCGCCTGGCGTGGATCTACAACGCCGGCCAGCGCCGCGTGCGCCGCGCCCCGCAGGTAGCGTACGACGGCCCGGGCACCGCCTCGGACGGCCTGCGCACCTCGGACAACTACGACATGTTCTCCGGCGCCCCGGACCGTTACGACTGGAAACTGGTGGGCAAGCGCGAGATGTACATCCCGTACAACAGCTACCACCTGAACTCGCCGGAGCTCAAGTACGACGACATCGTCAAGCCGGGCCACATCAACCAGGACCTGACCCGTTACGAACTGCACCGTGTGTGGGAAGTCGTGGGCACCCTGAAGTCCGGCGAGCGCAACATCTACGGTCAGCGCCACTTCTACCTCGACGAGGACAGCTGGCAGATCGCGGTGTCCGAGTTGTATGACGGTCGCGGCCAACTGTGGCGCGTCGGCGAAGGCCACGAGATGACCTTCTACACCGAACTCGCCACTGGCTACGCCGCCGAGTCGCTGTACGACATCCTCGCCGGCCGCTACGTGACCTTCGGCCTGAACAACGAAGAGAAGCGCGGCTACCAGTTCGGCAACAAGGCCAGCATGGCCGACTTCACCCCGGCGGCACTGCGCAACACTGGCGTGCGCTGA